A single region of the Musa acuminata AAA Group cultivar baxijiao chromosome BXJ1-11, Cavendish_Baxijiao_AAA, whole genome shotgun sequence genome encodes:
- the LOC103970078 gene encoding receptor-like serine/threonine-protein kinase At2g45590 isoform X1 has translation MPSRPPPVEELGLRRIQHHRQPIPIPAIAGKAAVLAAVLAVAVALIFYRRFARGGGGTHPAASTVASPLRRFTYRQLRRATASFAPSHLLGQGGFGPVYRGALPSGEEVAVKHMNSCGSLQGEREFQNELALAAKILPVTSSAAVAVVPALGYCYDDGSRRRLWWRWWRRREVEDSLEVSEAAATHAPAPGRKLLLVYELMHNGSLQDALLDRRSPELLDWARRFGLVIDVACGLNFLHAVCDPPVIHGDIKPSNILLDAHLSAKISDFGLARLVSNVPVDHLPAEAEVVVDIDLDKCVVNGSKKSRNERMKDSVVGDGEDDASAVAMEEMPESMAPTTILFEEAMNGGATGIAATDRSAEEDEGGTVASPVTVLEVASASEAGAGVDGASVDSGKDASLSGRRRGGGKDKAEPSSGKSWWWRQDISGEGPNSETGGSVKDYVMEWIRSEVKKDRPRSDWMTASPGTAADECLPKPSNGGRPQPKKTDPKTEWRASLDEERLQKKEKSRPAREWWREEFCEELTQKHKWRAMAKSQSSDGGRGEQKWWQDDEDYSDFASPSEKKKRWKKKKNSSRGSRSSMDWWIDRITGEIRTGGRRSSLEWASGDIPRSGTVSSTPSMRGTVCYVAPEYGSGGLLSEKCDIYSFGVLLLVIISGRRPLQVTASPMSEFERANLISWARHAAHSGKLLDLVDPCLQCVDKDQALLCIRVALLCLQWSPARRPSSKEILSMLTGELKPPHLPPEFSPSPPGGFSFRSRKKAR, from the coding sequence ATGCCGTCCCGCCCTCCGCCAGTGGAAGAGCTGGGGCTCCGTCGGATTCAGCACCACCGCCAACCCATTCCGATACCGGCTATCGCAGGCAAGGCCGCCGTCCTGGCCGCGGTCCTCGCCGTCGCCGTGGCCTTGATCTTCTACCGCCGcttcgcccgcggaggcggcggcaccCACCCCGCTGcctccaccgtcgccagccccctCCGTCGGTTCACCTACCGCCAGCTTCGTCGAGCCACCGCGTCCTTCGCGCCTTCACACCTCCTCGGCCAGGGCGGCTTCGGCCCCGTGTACCGCGGCGCCCTCCCCTCCGGCGAGGAAGTTGCCGTCAAACACATGAACTCATGCGGCTCCCTCCAGGGCGAGCGCGAGTTCCAAAACGAGCTCGCCCTCGCCGCCAAGATCCTTCCCGTGACCTCCTCCGCAGCCGTCGCCGTCGTTCCGGCTCTTGGCTACTGCTACGATGACGGCAGTCGCCGCCGGCTTTGGTGGAGGTGGTGGAGACGGCGGGAGGTGGAGGACTCGCTGGAGGTCTCGGAAGCCGCCGCCACCCACGCGCCTGCGCCCGGTAGGAAGCTCCTCTTGGTTTACGAGCTGATGCACAACGGGAGCCTCCAGGATGCGCTATTAGATCGTCGGTCCCCGGAGCTGCTGGACTGGGCGCGGCGGTTCGGCTTGGTGATCGACGTCGCCTGTGGCCTCAACTTCCTCCACGCCGTCTGCGATCCGCCCGTGATACACGGTGACATCAAGCCCAGCAACATCCTCCTCGACGCTCACCTCTCGGCCAAGATCTCCGACTTCGGCCTCGCCCGTCTTGTATCCAACGTTCCCGTGGACCATCTCCCTGCCGAGGCGGAGGTGGTCGTCGATATCGATCTCGACAAGTGCGTGGTGAACGGTTCCAAGAAGTCAAGAAATGAGAGGATGAAAGATTCGGTGGTCGGAGACGGAGAGGACGATGCCTCGGCCGTGGCCATGGAAGAGATGCCAGAGAGCATGGCACCAACTACGATTCTGTTCGAAGAAGCGATGAACGGGGGAGCTACCGGCATCGCTGCCACCGACAGGTCAGCGGAAGAAGATGAGGGAGGCACGGTGGCGTCACCAGTGACCGTCTTGGAAGTGGCCTCCGCTTCGGAGGCTGGAGCAGGCGTCGATGGAGCGAGCGTCGACAGCGGGAAGGACGCATCGCTGTCCGGTCGACGAAGGGGGGGCGGGAAGGACAAGGCCGAGCCCTCGTCCGGCAAAAGCTGGTGGTGGAGGCAGGACATCAGCGGCGAGGGACCGAACTCGGAGACGGGGGGCAGCGTCAAGGACTACGTTATGGAATGGATTCGATCAGAGGTCAAGAAAGATAGGCCCAGGAGCGATTGGATGACCGCCTCTCCGGGCACCGCTGCCGATGAATGCTTGCCGAAACCCTCGAACGGTGGAAGACCACAGCCAAAGAAGACCGATCCCAAGACAGAGTGGCGGGCTTCGTTGGACGAGGAGAGGCtgcagaagaaagagaagagccGGCCCGCGAGGGAATGGTGGCGGGAGGAGTTCTGCGAGGAGCTGACGCAGAAACATAAGTGGCGGGCAATGGCCAAGTCCCAGAGCAGCGACGGTGGACGTGGAGAGCAAAAATGGTGGCAGGACGATGAGGACTACTCCGACTTTGCTTCACcttcggagaagaagaagaggtggaagaagaaaaagaactccAGCCGCGGCAGCCGTAGCAGCATGGATTGGTGGATAGATCGTATTACCGGAGAGATCAGAACTGGTGGAAGGAGAAGCAGCCTGGAGTGGGCTAGTGGGGATATCCCAAGAAGTGGAACGGTGAGTAGCACACCAAGCATGAGGGGCACTGTTTGCTATGTGGCTCCTGAGTATGGCAGCGGTGGGCTGCTCTCGGAGAAGTGTGACATTTATAGCTTTGGTGTTCTTCTGTTGGTCATCATCTCAGGGAGGAGACCGCTGCAAGTGACGGCCTCTCCCATGTCGGAGTTTGAGCGAGCAAACCTCATCTCATGGGCACGGCATGCTGCCCATTCAGGGAAGCTACTGGATCTTGTTGACCCCTGCCTCCAGTGTGTTGACAAAGACCAGGCCCTTCTCTGCATCAGAGTTGCGCTTCTGTGTCTGCAGTGGTCTCCGGCCCGCCGCCCGTCTAGTAAGGAAATATTAAGCATGCTCACTGGGGAGTTGAAGCCTCCGCACCTCCCGCCTGAGTTCTCACCATCACCACCAGGTGGATTCTCATTCAGGTCACGGAAAAAGGCTCGGTAA
- the LOC103970078 gene encoding receptor-like serine/threonine-protein kinase At2g45590 isoform X2, with product MPSRPPPVEELGLRRIQHHRQPIPIPAIAGKAAVLAAVLAVAVALIFYRRFARGGGGTHPAASTVASPLRRFTYRQLRRATASFAPSHLLGQGGFGPVYRGALPSGEEVAVKHMNSCGSLQGEREFQNELALAAKILPVTSSAAVAVVPALGYCYDDGSRRRLWWRWWRRREVEDSLEVSEAAATHAPAPGRKLLLVYELMHNGSLQDALLDRRSPELLDWARRFGLVIDVACGLNFLHAVCDPPVIHGDIKPSNILLDAHLSAKISDFGLARLVSNVPVDHLPAEAEVVVDIDLDKCVVNGSKKSRNERMKDSVVGDGEDDASAVAMEEMPESMAPTTILFEEAMNGGATGIAATDRSAEEDEGGTVASPVTVLEVASASEAGAGVDGASVDSGKDASLSGRRRGGGKDKAEPSSGKSWWWRQDISGEGPNSETGGSVKDYVMEWIRSEVKKDRPRSDWMTASPGTAADECLPKPSNGGRPQPKKTDPKTEWRASLDEERLQKKEKSRPAREWWREEFCEELTQKHKWRAMAKSQSSDGGRGEQKWWQDDEDYSDFASPSEKKKRWKKKKNSSRGSRSSMDWWIDRITGEIRTGGRRSSLEWASGDIPRSGTGGDRCK from the exons ATGCCGTCCCGCCCTCCGCCAGTGGAAGAGCTGGGGCTCCGTCGGATTCAGCACCACCGCCAACCCATTCCGATACCGGCTATCGCAGGCAAGGCCGCCGTCCTGGCCGCGGTCCTCGCCGTCGCCGTGGCCTTGATCTTCTACCGCCGcttcgcccgcggaggcggcggcaccCACCCCGCTGcctccaccgtcgccagccccctCCGTCGGTTCACCTACCGCCAGCTTCGTCGAGCCACCGCGTCCTTCGCGCCTTCACACCTCCTCGGCCAGGGCGGCTTCGGCCCCGTGTACCGCGGCGCCCTCCCCTCCGGCGAGGAAGTTGCCGTCAAACACATGAACTCATGCGGCTCCCTCCAGGGCGAGCGCGAGTTCCAAAACGAGCTCGCCCTCGCCGCCAAGATCCTTCCCGTGACCTCCTCCGCAGCCGTCGCCGTCGTTCCGGCTCTTGGCTACTGCTACGATGACGGCAGTCGCCGCCGGCTTTGGTGGAGGTGGTGGAGACGGCGGGAGGTGGAGGACTCGCTGGAGGTCTCGGAAGCCGCCGCCACCCACGCGCCTGCGCCCGGTAGGAAGCTCCTCTTGGTTTACGAGCTGATGCACAACGGGAGCCTCCAGGATGCGCTATTAGATCGTCGGTCCCCGGAGCTGCTGGACTGGGCGCGGCGGTTCGGCTTGGTGATCGACGTCGCCTGTGGCCTCAACTTCCTCCACGCCGTCTGCGATCCGCCCGTGATACACGGTGACATCAAGCCCAGCAACATCCTCCTCGACGCTCACCTCTCGGCCAAGATCTCCGACTTCGGCCTCGCCCGTCTTGTATCCAACGTTCCCGTGGACCATCTCCCTGCCGAGGCGGAGGTGGTCGTCGATATCGATCTCGACAAGTGCGTGGTGAACGGTTCCAAGAAGTCAAGAAATGAGAGGATGAAAGATTCGGTGGTCGGAGACGGAGAGGACGATGCCTCGGCCGTGGCCATGGAAGAGATGCCAGAGAGCATGGCACCAACTACGATTCTGTTCGAAGAAGCGATGAACGGGGGAGCTACCGGCATCGCTGCCACCGACAGGTCAGCGGAAGAAGATGAGGGAGGCACGGTGGCGTCACCAGTGACCGTCTTGGAAGTGGCCTCCGCTTCGGAGGCTGGAGCAGGCGTCGATGGAGCGAGCGTCGACAGCGGGAAGGACGCATCGCTGTCCGGTCGACGAAGGGGGGGCGGGAAGGACAAGGCCGAGCCCTCGTCCGGCAAAAGCTGGTGGTGGAGGCAGGACATCAGCGGCGAGGGACCGAACTCGGAGACGGGGGGCAGCGTCAAGGACTACGTTATGGAATGGATTCGATCAGAGGTCAAGAAAGATAGGCCCAGGAGCGATTGGATGACCGCCTCTCCGGGCACCGCTGCCGATGAATGCTTGCCGAAACCCTCGAACGGTGGAAGACCACAGCCAAAGAAGACCGATCCCAAGACAGAGTGGCGGGCTTCGTTGGACGAGGAGAGGCtgcagaagaaagagaagagccGGCCCGCGAGGGAATGGTGGCGGGAGGAGTTCTGCGAGGAGCTGACGCAGAAACATAAGTGGCGGGCAATGGCCAAGTCCCAGAGCAGCGACGGTGGACGTGGAGAGCAAAAATGGTGGCAGGACGATGAGGACTACTCCGACTTTGCTTCACcttcggagaagaagaagaggtggaagaagaaaaagaactccAGCCGCGGCAGCCGTAGCAGCATGGATTGGTGGATAGATCGTATTACCGGAGAGATCAGAACTGGTGGAAGGAGAAGCAGCCTGGAGTGGGCTAGTGGGGATATCCCAAGAAGTGGAACG GGAGGAGACCGCTGCAAGTGA
- the LOC135596725 gene encoding transcription initiation factor IIF subunit beta-like has translation MEDGRIVLETGRAERSVWLMKCPPVVSRSWQSSSASADSSNPNPVVAKVVLSLDPLRPDGPSSLQFKMEMAQTDSGNTPKSYTLNMFKDFVPMCVFSESNQGKFSLEGKVEHKFDMEPHSENFGDYGKLCRERTNRAMIKTRQVQVIDNDHGVLMRPMPGMVGLVPSGSKDKKKLTPTKGSDAKRTRRDRRELENIIFKLFERQPNWALKQLVQETDQPEQFLKEILNDLCVYNKRGPNQGTHELKPEYKKSTEEMDNV, from the exons ATGGAGGACGGGCGGATCGTGCTAGAGACGGGCCGGGCGGAGAGGTCGGTGTGGTTGATGAAGTGCCCACCGGTGGTTTCGCGGTCGTGGCAGTCATCCTCCGCCTCTGCCGACTCCTCCAACCCTAATCCCGTCGTCGCCAAGGTTGTCCTCTCCCTCGATCCCCTCCGCCCCGATGGCCCCTCCTCCCTCCAG TTTAAGATGGAAATGGCTCAAACTGATTCTGGCAATACACCAAAGAGTTACACTCTGAATATGTTTAAAGACTTTGTTCCAATGTGTGTCTTTTCTGAATCTAATCAAG GAAAATTTTCATTGGAGGGGAAGGTAGAACATAAATTTGACATGGAGCCTCATAGTGAGAATTTTGGGGATTATGGAAAATTATGTCGTGAAAGGACTAACAGAGCTATGATCAAAACTAGACAAGTGCAG GTAATTGACAACGATCACGGAGTGCTCATGAGGCCCATGCCTGGTATGGTTGGTCTGGTTCCATCTGGTTCGaag GACAAGAAGAAACTAACACCCACAAAAGGATCTGATGCAAAACGAACACGTAGGGATCGTCGTGAATTGgagaatattatctttaaacTCTTTGAAAGGCAACCAAATTGGGCACTGAAGCAACTAGTCCAAGAGACTGATCAACCTGAG CAATTCCTGAAAGAAATACTAAATGATCTTTGTGTCTATAATAAGAGAGGACCTAATCAAGGAACTCATGAGTTGAAGCCAGAATACAAGAAATCCACGGAGGAGATGGACAACGTGTGA
- the LOC135596520 gene encoding cytokinin riboside 5'-monophosphate phosphoribohydrolase LOG3-like, whose translation METEAQALPMTKRPSSTSRFRRVCVFCGSSPGKKASYQLAAIQLGHELVQRNIDLVYGGGSVGLMGLVSQAVHEGGRHVLGVIPRTLMPREITGETVGEVRAVSGMHQRKAEMARQADAFIALPGGYGTLEELLEVITWAQLGIHDKPVGLLNVDGYYDSLLSFIDKAVDEGFITPTARRIIVSAQTAHELLSKLEDYAPMHEGVAPELGWETEQLGHSPKLEIAR comes from the exons ATGGAAACTGAAGCACAGGCTCTGCCGATGACCAAGAGGCCATCATCCACCTCGCGGTTCCGAAGGGTCTGCGTCTTCTGTGGCAGCAGCCCCGGGAAGAAAGCCAGCTACCAGCTTGCAGCTATCCAGCTCGGCCATGAATTG GTCCAAAGGAACATAGATTTGGTGTATGGTGGGGGAAGTGTTGGCCTCATGGGTCTTGTCTCTCAAGCTGTTCATGAAGGCGGTCGCCATGTCCTggg AGTCATTCCCAGGACACTAATGCCGAGAGAG ATCACAGGTGAGACTGTAGGAGAGGTGAGGGCTGTCTCAGGAATGCACCAGCGGAAGGCCGAGATGGCCCGTCAAGCCGATGCCTTTATAGCATTGCCTG GTGGCTACGGAACCCTGGAAGAACTGCTGGAAGTCATAACCTGGGCTCAGCTGGGCATCCACGACAAACCG GTGGGTTTGCTGAACGTTGATGGGTACTACGACTCCCTGCTCTCCTTCATCGACAAGGCTGTGGACGAGGGATTCATCACGCCCACCGCGCGCCGCATCATCGTCTCTGCGCAAACTGCTCATGAGCTGCTCTCCAAGCTGGAG GATTACGCGCCGATGCATGAGGGAGTTGCGCCGGAGCTGGGGTGGGAGACGGAGCAGTTGGGGCACTCGCCCAAGCTGGAGATTGCCCGTTGA